A genomic segment from Panulirus ornatus isolate Po-2019 chromosome 7, ASM3632096v1, whole genome shotgun sequence encodes:
- the LOC139749488 gene encoding opsin, ultraviolet-sensitive-like — protein MSLLEGPLLPAARMANATHAIRPEAFTSDEGVVANGRYEMKMLGWNTPPEYMEFVHPYWKTFEAPNPFLHYMLGVFYIGFMFAALCGNGVVIWVFSSAKSLRTPSNMFVINLAILDFIMMLKTPVFIINSFNEGPIWGKTGCDAFALMGSYSGIAGAMTNAAIAFDRYKTIAKPFEAKITRGTAFLMVLAIWGYATPWCLLPLFGIWGRFVPEGFLTTCSFDYLTEDEKTRTFVAAIFFFSYIIPGVLIIYFYSQIYGHVRAHEKAMKAQAKKMNVDNLRSVGSKEDQEKSAEVRIAKVCMGLYFMFMVSWTPYAVVALIGAFGDRTVLTPLVSMLPALTCKAVACIDPWVYAINHPRYRLELQKRMPWFCIHEERPQDNTSQSSNATEKA, from the exons ATGTCGCTGCTAGAGGGACCACTCTTGCCGGCCGCACGGATGGCCAACGCCACACACGCCATCCGCCCCGAGGCATTCAC GTCTGATGAGGGTGTGGTGGCGAACGGCCGTTATGAGATGAAGATGCTGGGCTGGAACACACCACCAGAGTACATGGAGTTCGTCCATCCCTACTGGAAGACCTTCGAAGCACCCAACCCCTTCCTTCACTACATGCTCGGCGTCTTCTACATCGGGTTTATGTTCGCTGCCCTTTGTGGCAACGGCGTCGTCATCTGGGTCTTTTCCAG CGCAAAGAGCCTGCGGACGCCTTCCAACATGTTCGTCATCAATTTGGCAATCCTGGACTTCATCATGATGCTCAAGACGCCCGTCTTCATCATCAATTCCTTCAACGAGGGACCCATCTGGGGAAAGACAGGGTGCGACGCCTTTGCTCTCATGGGTTCCTACTCCGGCATTGCCGGCGCCATGACCAACGCCGCCATCGCTTTCGACCGATACAA AACCATTGCCAAGCCGTTCGAGGCCAAGATCACGCGCGGGACAGCCTTCCTGATGGTCCTGGCTATCTGGGGCTACGCCACACCCTGGTGCCTCCTGCCCCTCTTCGGCATCTGGGGCAGATTTGTtccag AGGGCTTCCTGACCACTTGTTCCTTCGACTACCTGACTGAGGACGAGAAAACACGCACCTTCGTCGCCgctatcttcttcttctcctacatCATACCGGGAGTCCTCATCATCTACTTCTACAGCCAGATCTACGGTCACGTCAGGGCGCACGAGAAAGCCATGAAGGCCCAG gccaagaAGATGAACGTGGACAACCTGCGCAGCGTGGGCTCCAAGGAAGACCAGGAGAAGTCGGCGGAGGTGCGCATCGCTAAGGTGTGCATGGGTCTCTACTTCATGTTCATGGTCTCATGGACACCTTACGCTGTCGTCGCTCTCATCGGCGCCTTcggggacag GACGGTGTTGACTCCACTAGTGTCCATGCTTCCCGCCCTGACGTGCAAGGCCGTCGCTTGCATCGACCCCTGGGTCTACGCCATCAACCACCCCAGATACAG GTTGGAGCTGCAGAAACGTATGCCTTGGTTCTGTATCCACGAAGAGAGGCCCCAAGATAACACCTCCCAGTCCAGCAACGCCACGGAGAAGGCCTAG